From the genome of Acinetobacter sp. TR3:
ATAATTCAAGAAACTGAATGGACTGGTTGGATCAACCATCGACACCAAATCCGCCATAAATGGCACTTGTAATACCGTATTCGGTAACTGCATTCCTGCATGCCAATCGAATTGAGCTTTTTGCTCGAAAAATGCATAGTTCAATGCACTTTTATTCTGTAGCAGACTGGCAAGACTTAAGTTAAAAGGCCCTAAACCAATTCCAATAAAATCAAGCATAACTGACATCCTTTTCTGTCATAAACAGTGGATTTGGCAGTTGTACATAAACGGATTGATTTTCGACGGGTGCTATCAGTTCATCTAATTCATGCAAACGGGTCAGTAAATTACCCTTATAAGGTAAAGTTGGATTCAACAATAACCCCTGCAATAATGTGCTATCAGGGTATTGCTGTAATTGCACCTGTAAGAAAGTTTTTAAATGTTCAAGCAATTCATCTTCGGTGATATAGCCTGTTGCACCAATCGCATTGATCATGCCAAACAAGGTATTTCCAAAGAAATAATAACTAAAACGTTCATCCACGAAATCTTTAGGCCCAACGGCAAATGCCTTTTCTTTCAGCTCAGGTAAAGCTTGCAGAATTTCAGTGGCAAATTCTTCAATGTAATAGAAACCTTGGTTATCACGTAGCCACAAGGTTTTTGGGAAATGATTTTCTAACTCCAATAACACATTCTGCTGATGTGATTCAAAAGCCATACCATAACGATGGTAGACATACATTAAAGGCTGCAAGCTGACTTCAAGGAAACGATTAAACCAATCCAAAGCAATGTCTGAAAAATCGGTTTCATGGTGCGTTTTTGCTATTTTTGCAAATAAAGCATTAAAACGATTGAGCGGTTTACTTGGATGATCCTGACATAAAGAAGCAATACAGGTAACTTGCTGTTGAGGATGGAATGGCTGATCACGGAAAATACAGATACTTTCATTGACCACTTCATCATCAATTTTTAAAGCAATCCACGCTGGATCATTCACCGCTTTTAAGCTTGGGCACTGTTTTAAAATGTTTTGACCCAATTCACTGTGCCATAAACGATGCGTCAGCTCACCACGATGGCATTCTTTGGCTAAATTGACGCGAATAGAATTGGTGATCATCACTGAAAGTGAGGGTTTCACCATCCAAGTTGCATTAAAACTCGCCAAGGTTCGGATTGAAGTGGTTGGAGAAAATTGCCAGCCTCGTAAGCCTAAATCAATTAACT
Proteins encoded in this window:
- a CDS encoding IucA/IucC family protein; translation: MQSLANRLAIQHFVNAYTQETGKGHLLNRNQQSPQQQAFSQGLTLLSIPIHSIQAQCNFPLSYVSRVGRHRVADVPQVIIHGQIKTLSPITIVGLLLEELVFESSIPLDAASLVEKWIQSRDALQQFLVQRESDFDDLVKAGQSFIETEQALILGHSMHPAPKSRTGFVHEDWLKFSPEHKGKTQLYYWLVHQDYISEGSATDESISAQLKTALQWYLSEQDINLLKTHTEYKLLPLHPWQARYLQSKPWFERLKQTGQLIDLGLRGWQFSPTTSIRTLASFNATWMVKPSLSVMITNSIRVNLAKECHRGELTHRLWHSELGQNILKQCPSLKAVNDPAWIALKIDDEVVNESICIFRDQPFHPQQQVTCIASLCQDHPSKPLNRFNALFAKIAKTHHETDFSDIALDWFNRFLEVSLQPLMYVYHRYGMAFESHQQNVLLELENHFPKTLWLRDNQGFYYIEEFATEILQALPELKEKAFAVGPKDFVDERFSYYFFGNTLFGMINAIGATGYITEDELLEHLKTFLQVQLQQYPDSTLLQGLLLNPTLPYKGNLLTRLHELDELIAPVENQSVYVQLPNPLFMTEKDVSYA